From Haloarcula hispanica ATCC 33960, the proteins below share one genomic window:
- a CDS encoding 2-amino-3,7-dideoxy-D-threo-hept-6-ulosonate synthase — MTAGKRARLERIGTDDTYVIIPMDHGITMGAVKGLKDIESTIDAVTSGGADAVLTQRGIAGRVHPNKNDAGYITHLNGSTTIGPDEQDKRVTGTVEDAIRAGADAVSFHINVGSQYEPEQIEELSELTTEASQYGLPVLAMAYARGPDIDSENEDYNQSVGHAVRLAEELGADIVKTGYTGSAETFQHVVESTSLPVVIAGGSKGTDEDTVRMVRGTMDAGASGVSMGRSIFQHDEPEKIARAVSAVVHDDATTEEALREAGLAVEA, encoded by the coding sequence ATGACTGCAGGAAAACGCGCACGACTCGAACGCATCGGGACAGACGACACATACGTCATCATCCCGATGGACCACGGCATCACAATGGGGGCCGTAAAGGGCCTCAAAGACATCGAATCGACTATCGACGCGGTCACTAGCGGCGGCGCGGACGCCGTCCTCACCCAGCGGGGTATCGCCGGGCGAGTCCACCCGAACAAGAACGACGCGGGCTACATCACGCATCTCAACGGCTCTACTACTATCGGCCCGGACGAACAGGACAAACGGGTGACCGGCACGGTCGAAGACGCCATCCGCGCCGGGGCCGACGCCGTCTCGTTCCACATCAACGTCGGCAGCCAGTACGAACCCGAACAGATCGAGGAACTCTCCGAACTGACGACCGAGGCCAGCCAGTACGGCCTGCCGGTGCTGGCGATGGCCTACGCCCGCGGCCCCGACATCGACTCCGAGAACGAGGACTACAACCAGTCCGTCGGCCACGCCGTCCGGCTGGCCGAGGAACTTGGCGCGGATATCGTCAAGACCGGCTACACCGGTTCCGCCGAGACCTTCCAGCACGTCGTCGAGTCCACGTCGCTGCCAGTGGTCATCGCCGGCGGCTCGAAAGGAACTGACGAAGACACCGTTCGTATGGTCCGGGGAACGATGGACGCCGGGGCGTCCGGCGTCTCGATGGGCCGCTCTATTTTCCAGCACGACGAACCGGAGAAGATTGCCCGTGCCGTCTCCGCCGTCGTCCACGACGACGCCACCACCGAGGAAGCGCTTCGCGAGGCCGGACTGGCCGTCGAGGCCTGA
- the trpA gene encoding tryptophan synthase subunit alpha, with translation MGLERAFADEPAFVPYLAAGDPSYEASLEYVEALARGGADVIELGLPFSEPIAEGKTIQNAIVRSLEAGMTPDRFFEFVEDLDVDVPLVCMTYYNLIYQYGEGDSESRSDSENASGETASQGPRPFVEKAAAVGIEGLVVPDLPAEEAAPLRQACDEFGLDLVFIVAPTTKGDRLERMLEQVSGYVYVQARLGVTGAREDVDDATEESLARLSDWDVPKAVGFGIKTGDHAERIVSAGADGVIVGSALVDIVAEGHENGDPVDEVADRLEAKARELKDGALRGAAERPQPERT, from the coding sequence ATGGGCCTCGAACGCGCCTTTGCCGACGAGCCCGCCTTCGTCCCGTACCTCGCGGCCGGCGATCCGAGCTACGAGGCCTCACTGGAGTACGTCGAGGCGCTGGCCCGCGGCGGGGCAGACGTCATCGAACTCGGCCTGCCGTTCTCCGAGCCAATCGCGGAGGGCAAGACCATCCAGAACGCTATCGTCCGCTCGCTGGAAGCCGGGATGACGCCCGACCGCTTCTTCGAGTTCGTCGAGGATCTCGACGTCGACGTGCCGCTGGTGTGTATGACATACTACAATCTCATCTATCAGTATGGTGAGGGAGATAGCGAGTCGCGAAGCGACTCGGAAAACGCGAGCGGTGAAACCGCGAGCCAGGGTCCCCGACCGTTCGTCGAGAAGGCCGCCGCGGTCGGCATCGAGGGCCTCGTCGTTCCGGACCTGCCCGCCGAGGAGGCTGCCCCGCTCCGCCAGGCCTGCGACGAGTTCGGTCTCGACCTGGTGTTCATCGTCGCGCCGACGACGAAAGGCGACCGACTCGAACGGATGCTCGAACAGGTGTCGGGCTACGTGTACGTCCAGGCGCGCCTGGGCGTCACCGGCGCGCGCGAGGACGTGGACGACGCCACCGAGGAATCGCTGGCCCGGCTCTCGGACTGGGACGTGCCCAAGGCCGTCGGGTTCGGCATCAAGACGGGTGACCACGCCGAGCGAATCGTTTCTGCCGGCGCTGACGGTGTTATCGTCGGCTCCGCGCTGGTCGATATCGTGGCCGAGGGTCACGAGAACGGCGACCCAGTCGACGAAGTGGCCGACCGGCTCGAAGCGAAGGCTCGTGAACTCAAAGACGGTGCGCTCCGGGGCGCGGCAGAACGACCGCAACCGGAACGCACATAA
- the trpB gene encoding tryptophan synthase subunit beta: protein MSTDDAHDPKFGEYGGQYVPEALMPAIEELTDAYQRYVLENEDGFMDEFRERLADFGGRPTPLQYADQLSARYDTDVYLKREDLLHGGAHKLNNALGQVLLAKYMGKERIIAETGAGQHGTATAMAAAHLDMPCEIYMGETDIARQRPNVFRMRINGSEVNPVTVGRGTLKEAISETMRDWATTVENTHYVIGSIVGPHPFPKMVRDFQAVISEEAREQAIEKTGGLPDSVLACAGGGSNTMGTFAHFVDDDGEPRSPEQSSDDEPRDRVDLYAVEAGGSSLQVDEEEGVAPNSATLSTGDEGVLHGARTKLLQDSDGQIMESHSVSAGLDYAGVGPELAHLVDEDRVTPVNVDDDAALEAFHRLSQDEGIIPALETAHAFGYLEEHHDEVGDTVIVNVSGRGDKDLETVIEETSKRDLDIAPDMSIFERVGGGGL, encoded by the coding sequence ATGAGTACTGACGACGCACACGACCCCAAGTTCGGTGAGTACGGTGGACAGTACGTGCCCGAGGCGCTGATGCCAGCTATCGAGGAGCTGACAGACGCCTACCAGCGGTACGTGCTCGAAAACGAGGACGGCTTCATGGACGAGTTCCGGGAGCGGCTGGCCGACTTCGGCGGCCGACCGACGCCGCTACAGTACGCGGACCAGCTCTCGGCCCGGTACGACACGGACGTGTATCTCAAGCGCGAGGATCTGCTGCATGGCGGCGCGCACAAGCTCAACAACGCGCTGGGCCAGGTGCTGCTGGCGAAGTACATGGGCAAGGAGCGCATCATCGCCGAGACGGGGGCCGGCCAGCACGGCACGGCGACGGCGATGGCGGCGGCCCATCTGGACATGCCCTGTGAGATCTACATGGGCGAGACTGACATCGCGCGCCAGCGTCCCAACGTGTTCCGGATGCGCATCAACGGGTCCGAAGTGAATCCGGTGACCGTCGGCCGCGGCACGCTGAAGGAGGCCATTTCCGAGACGATGCGGGACTGGGCGACCACCGTCGAGAACACCCACTACGTCATCGGGAGCATCGTCGGGCCGCACCCGTTCCCGAAGATGGTTCGGGACTTCCAGGCGGTCATCTCCGAGGAGGCCCGCGAGCAGGCCATCGAGAAGACCGGCGGGCTGCCCGATTCGGTCCTCGCCTGTGCCGGCGGCGGGTCGAACACGATGGGCACGTTTGCCCATTTCGTCGACGATGACGGGGAGCCACGCTCCCCGGAACAGTCGAGCGACGACGAGCCGCGAGACCGTGTCGACCTCTACGCCGTCGAGGCCGGCGGCTCCTCGCTCCAGGTCGACGAGGAGGAGGGCGTCGCGCCCAACTCCGCCACCCTCTCGACTGGCGACGAGGGCGTTCTTCACGGTGCGCGCACGAAGCTCCTGCAGGACTCGGACGGCCAGATCATGGAATCCCACTCCGTGTCCGCGGGGCTTGACTACGCCGGTGTCGGCCCGGAACTGGCCCACCTCGTCGACGAGGACCGCGTCACGCCGGTCAACGTCGACGACGACGCAGCGCTGGAGGCGTTCCACCGGCTCTCCCAGGACGAGGGTATCATCCCGGCCCTGGAGACGGCCCACGCCTTCGGCTATCTCGAAGAGCACCACGACGAGGTCGGTGACACCGTCATCGTCAACGTCTCCGGCCGCGGCGACAAGGACCTCGAAACGGTCATCGAGGAGACGAGCAAGCGCGACCTCGACATCGCGCCGGACATGTCCATCTTCGAGCGGGTCGGCGGAGGTGGCCTCTGA
- the trpC gene encoding indole-3-glycerol phosphate synthase: MDYSEEIAPAVQSILDAARERGGGGDRVSVTPRSLADAFEAAENAGRTPVIAEIKPTSPTADGERTDDPVDLARQMVAGGAAALSVLTEPDHFGGSAATLERVRDAVDVPVLRKDFVLHESQLDVVEADVVLLIVRFLEADGTDDLADLLTAARERGFQVLVETHTAAEVEKALGAGADIIGVNNRDLAELEVDLGTFEAVAPEVPDGVTLIAESGIQTPDDVTRMRDAGADALLIGSAIMDHDAATDVEANTRRLTDADTDAVETTTTDT, from the coding sequence ATGGACTACAGTGAGGAGATTGCACCAGCGGTCCAGTCGATTCTCGACGCGGCGCGGGAGCGCGGTGGCGGCGGAGACCGGGTCTCGGTGACACCCCGGTCGCTGGCCGATGCCTTCGAAGCGGCCGAGAATGCTGGGCGGACGCCGGTCATCGCGGAGATCAAGCCTACGAGCCCGACCGCGGACGGTGAGCGGACCGACGACCCGGTCGACCTCGCTCGACAGATGGTTGCGGGCGGCGCAGCGGCGCTGTCCGTGCTGACCGAGCCGGACCACTTCGGCGGGTCGGCGGCGACGCTCGAACGGGTCCGCGACGCCGTCGACGTGCCCGTCCTGCGGAAAGACTTCGTCCTCCACGAGAGCCAGCTGGACGTCGTCGAAGCGGACGTCGTCCTGCTCATCGTCCGCTTTCTCGAAGCGGACGGGACCGACGACCTTGCTGATCTCCTCACGGCCGCGCGCGAGCGCGGTTTCCAGGTCCTCGTGGAGACCCACACCGCGGCAGAGGTCGAGAAAGCACTTGGCGCGGGCGCGGACATCATCGGCGTCAACAACCGCGACCTCGCGGAGCTGGAGGTCGACCTCGGAACGTTCGAAGCCGTCGCGCCCGAAGTCCCGGACGGCGTCACACTCATTGCGGAAAGCGGCATACAGACGCCGGACGACGTTACACGGATGCGCGACGCCGGTGCGGACGCGCTGCTGATCGGCTCGGCGATCATGGACCACGACGCGGCGACGGACGTGGAAGCGAACACGCGGCGACTAACAGATGCGGACACTGATGCGGTTGAAACGACGACTACAGACACATGA
- a CDS encoding GNAT family N-acetyltransferase, whose product MSFQTAIRPAESVDIADIRRIARTTWHTVYDDILGAETVEEHLKEGYAPPLLEQMIELEEVGLFVSTADDDVVAYMSCGMTDATGFGDLDLYVHPDYWGEGIGTKLLHRGEQHLHELSVRKIRDEVLAENEVGNAFYRAHFEKVGERTTEVGGQEHPVNVYERRL is encoded by the coding sequence ATGTCGTTCCAGACAGCCATCCGGCCGGCCGAATCGGTGGACATCGCGGATATACGGCGGATCGCCAGGACCACATGGCATACCGTGTACGACGACATCCTCGGAGCAGAAACCGTGGAAGAGCACCTCAAAGAGGGGTATGCGCCGCCGCTATTGGAGCAGATGATCGAACTCGAAGAGGTCGGCCTGTTCGTCTCGACGGCCGACGACGACGTGGTGGCGTACATGAGCTGTGGGATGACGGACGCGACCGGCTTCGGCGACCTTGATCTGTACGTCCACCCGGACTACTGGGGGGAAGGTATCGGGACGAAGCTGCTGCATCGCGGGGAACAGCACTTGCACGAGCTCTCCGTGCGGAAAATCCGCGACGAGGTGCTGGCCGAGAACGAGGTTGGGAACGCGTTCTACCGCGCACACTTCGAGAAGGTCGGCGAGCGGACGACCGAGGTCGGCGGACAGGAACACCCCGTCAACGTGTACGAGCGGCGATTGTAA